Proteins from one Cicer arietinum cultivar CDC Frontier isolate Library 1 chromosome 3, Cicar.CDCFrontier_v2.0, whole genome shotgun sequence genomic window:
- the LOC101493297 gene encoding sister-chromatid cohesion protein 3, translated as MEDPAPPSEASIRRSKRGRPPKQIPKEVDADVEQAERESSHDDFEEARPKSKRNRTHEGTASATLNPTDQNFIEAIKGNGKLIPNVVKLWVESYEKDPGPAMVELLTMLFEACGAKYPDKSDLLDEIDVDDVVVGLVNCAKRGEVEDYTNSKKKELKNFKENLESLWDNLVRECQHGPLFDQVLFDKCMDYIIALSCTPPRVYRQVASLMGLSLVTSYITIANMLGAQRETTRRQLDAEKKKKTEGPRTESLNKRFSDTHEKITLLEEMMRKIFTGLFVHRYRDIDPNIRMSCIESLGAWILSYPSLFLQDLYLKYLGWTLNDKNAGVRKASIRALQNLYEMDDNVPTLGLFTERFSGRMIELADDVDVAVAVQAIGLVKQLLRHQLISEEDLGPLYDLLIDDPPEIRHAIGALVYDHLIAQNFNSTQSGSRGENDNSSEVHLNRMLRILEEFPSDPILSIYVIDDVWDYMKAMKDWKCIVSMLLDENPSISDNGATNLVRLLCASVKKAVGERIVPATDNRKQYYSKAQKEIFENNKQDITVAMMKTYPLLLRKFISDKAKVSLLVEIVLYMNLEFYSLKRQEQNFKNVLQLMKEAFFKHGDKDPLRACMKAINFCCTESQGELQDFARNKLKELEDEVIAKLKFAIKVVDGGDEYALLVNLKRLHELHLSRYVPIDSLYEDIVMVLRDFRNMEDEVVGFLLQNMYFHLAWSLQSIVDGESVSAASLTSLLSKRDNFLQELEYFVNLATDSNEGGKSGSELACRVCTLLASTWCLFRKTTFSKSNLERLGYQPNAYVVQKFWELCQQQLNVSDEAEEDDVNKEFSEEINRSAVLITACKLICTDVVPKDYLAPEIISHFVMHGTSLAETVKHLITVLKKTEDDLAAIFLEALKKAYHRHAVDKSGNDNISSENSFSECNKLAAQLSGTFIGAARNKHRPDILKLVKDGIEYAFVDAPKHLSFLDAAVLHFVSKLPASDVLEIKKDVEKRTENVNKDENPSGWRPYCTFVDSLREKCAKNEVFQDEKEGVPTRRRGRPRKMQNIPGKKLFDEHSSSEDEDSISESEQDAQDEDTPLIHSIRRTSKLRSLGLESKFQTKTGNSVRATDNVSASRTSGASN; from the exons ATGGAAGATCCTGCTCCACCCTCCGAAGCATCCATTCGTCGTTCC AAAAGGGGTAGACCTCCGAAGCAAATTCCTAAGGAAGTTGACGCCGATGTAGAGCAAGCAGAACGAGAGAGTTCGCACGATGATTTTGAAGAAGCGCGTCCAAAATCTAAGCGAAATCGTACTCACGAAGGAACCGCGAGCGCCACGCTTAATCCCACTGATCAGAATTTTATTG AGGCGATCAAAGGTAACGGAAAACTTATTCCTAATGTGGTCAAACTTTGGGTTGAAAGCTACGAAAAGGATCCAGGACCTGCAATGGTTGAACTCTTGACAATGCTGTTTGAG GCATGTGGAGCCAAGTATCCTGACAAAAGTGATCTTTTGGATGAAATTGATGTCGATGATGTTGTTGTTGGTCTTGTCAACTGTGCTAAAAGG GGTGAAGTTGAAGATTATACAAATTCCAAAAAGAAGGAGTTAAAAAACTTCAAAGAGAATCTAGAATCATTATGGGATAATTTGGTCCGTGAATGTCAGCATGGACCATTGTTTGACCAGGTTTTATTTGACAAGTGCATGGACTATATCATTGCACTATCATG CACCCCTCCACGAGTTTATCGTCAAGTCGCTTCATTGATGGGTCTTTCGTTGGTCACATCATATATAACTATTGCTAATATGCTTGGTGCACAAAGAGAGACTACTCGTAGACAATTGGATgctgaaaagaagaaaaaaaccgAAGGGCCTCGGACGGAGTCACTAAATAAAAGATTTTCAGATACACATGAGAAGATAACATTATTGGAGGAGATGATGCGCAAGATATTTACTGG GTTATTTGTGCATCGCTACAGAGACATTGATCCCAATATTAGAATGTCATGCATTGAGTCACTCGGGGCATGGATCTTGTCATACCCGTCACTTTTTTTGCAGGATTTATACTTGAAATATCTTGGGTGGACGCTGAATGACAAA AATGCCGGTGTAAGAAAGGCTTCAATAAGAGCACTGCAAAATCTTTATGAGATGGATGATAACGTACCGACCCTTGGTTTGTTTACCGAGAGATTTTCTGGCCGGATGATTGAGCTTGCTGATGACGTTGATGTTGCTGTGGCCGTTCAGGCCATAGGCCTTGTTAAACAACTATTAAG ACATCAACTTATTTCTGAAGAGGACTTGGGTCCTTTGTATGATTTGCTGATTGATGATCCTCCAGAAATCAGACATGCCATTGGAGCATTAGTGTACGATCACTTGATTGCTCAAAATTTTAATAGCACCCAATCAGGATCAAGAG GTGAAAATGACAATTCTTCTGAGGTCCATCTTAATAGAATGTTGCGAATTCTCGAGGAGTTCCCATCCGATCCTATTTTGAGTATTTATGTGATTGATGATGTGTGGGATTATATGAAAGCTATGAAG GATTGGAAGTGCATTGTATCCATGCTCCTCGATGAAAATCCATCAATCTCTGACAATGGTGCAACAAACTTGGTGCGACTCCTGTGTGCATCAGTGAAAAAGGCCGTTGGAGAAAGGATTGTTCCTGCTACTGATAACAGAAAGCAATACTACAGCAAAGCCCAAAAA gaaatatttgaaaataataaacagGATATAACTGTTGCCATGATGAAGACTTACCCATTACTCTTGCGGAAGTTTATTTCAGATAAAGCGAAAGTGTCATTGTTGGTGGAGATTGTTTTGTATATGAACCTTGAGTTTTATTCCTTGAAGAGGCAGGAACAG AATTTCAAAAATGTCCTCCAGCTCATGAAAGAGGCATTTTTTAAGCATGGTGACAAGGACCCTCTAAGAGCTTGTATGAAGGCAATTAACTTTTGTTGCACAGAAAGTCAAGGGGAATTGCAAGACTTTGCTCGAAATAAGTTAAAGGAACTTGAGGATGAAGTTATTGCTAAGTTGAAATTTGCAATTAAAGTAGTG GATGGGGGTGATGAATATGCTCTTCTTGTAAATTTGAAGAGGCTGCATGAACTCCATTTGTCTAGATATGTGCCTATTGATAGCCTTTATGAAGACATTGTTATGGTGCTACGTGATTTTAGAAATATGGAGGATGAG GTTGTTGGTTTCCTGCTTCAGAACATGTATTTTCATCTGGCTTGGAGTTTGCAGTCCATAGTAGATGGAGAAAGTGTTTCTGCTGCATCCTTGACTTCTCTCCTCTCTAAGCGTGATAATTTTTTACAAGAACTTGAATACTTTGTAAACTTGGCTACTGATAGCAATGAAGGAGGCAAAAGTGGAAGTGAACTTGCTTGCAGA GTATGCACTTTGCTTGCATCAACATGGTGTTTATTTAGGAAAACAACCTTTAGTAAGTCAAATCTGGAAAGGTTGGGATATCAGCCTAATGCATACGTGGTTCAGAAGTTCTGGGAACTTTGTCAACAACAGCTTAATGTTTCAG ATGAAGCAGAAGAGGACGATGTAAACAAAGAATTTTCGGAGGAGATTAATAGATCTGCAGTTTTAATTACTGCTTGCAAGCTGATTTGTACTGATGTTGTCCCAAAG GATTATCTTGCTCCTGAGATTATTTCTCATTTTGTAATGCACGGGACAAGTCTGGCTGAGACTGTAAAGCATCTGATCACAGTTCTGAAAAAAACAGAAGATGATTTGGCAGCCATTTTTCTTGAAGCACTTAAAAAG GCATACCATCGGCATGCTGTCGATAAGTCTGGAAATGACAACATTTCATCAGAAAACTCTTTCTCGGAGTGTAATAAACTGGCTGCTCAACTTTCTGGAACTTTTATTGGGGCTGCCCGGAACAAGCACAGGCCAGACATTTTAAAACTTGTCAAGGATGGTATTGAATATGCTTTTGTAGATGCTCCAAAACATTTGTCTTTTCTGGATGCAGCAGTGCTCCATTTTGTGTCAAAGCTCCCTGCATCTGATGTGTTGGAAAT TAAGAAGGATGTCGAAAAGCGAACAGAAAATGTAAATAAAGACGAAAACCCCAGTGGCTGGCGCCCCTATTGTACATTTGTTGATAGCTTACGGGAAAAATGTGCAAAGAATGAAGTTTTTCAAG
- the LOC101493618 gene encoding NPL4-like protein 1 isoform X1 produces MMLRIRSRDGLERVKVENPNGTKVSELKTIIQKQLGIPTHNQTLSTNQNLLLAKSIEDLIRFNDMSNPNTPISALNLSHGSIVFLAYEGERRVPGPTAFSPAGSFGRKMTMDDLIAKQMRVSRQENPHCELVSFDRDCANAFQHYVNETLAFAVKRGGFMYGTVSEEGKVEVNFIYEPPQQGLEENLLFFRDPEEEKIVEAIAIGLGMRRVGFIFTQTVSQDKKDYTLSYREVLQAAEYHAESGLKEWVTAVVKLEVNEEMGGADVHFEAFQISDVCIRLFKEGWFVTEIKEDHDPKLSIMKKDVVVGVKDTKEVDNDFFLVVVKIADHQGPLSTAFPVENRNTQVTMKALKNHLERTKNLPFVKRISDFHLLLVLARVLDLASDVPALAECVQAQGAVPEGYQILIESMASAA; encoded by the exons ATGATGCTCAGAATTCGAAGCCGCGACGGCCTAGAACGAGTGAAAGTCGAAAATCCCAACGGAACAAAAGTCTCCGAACTCAAAACCATCATCCAAAAACAATTGGGAATTCCCACACATAACCAAACCCTATCAACTAATCAAAATCTTTTACTTGCCAAATCCATTGAAGATCTTATTCGATTCAACGATATGTCAAACCCTAACACTCCAATTTCCGCTTTAAACCTCTCTCACGGTTCGATCGTGTTTTTAGCCTACGAAGGTGAACGTAGGGTTCCAGGTCCCACCGCTTTCAGCCCCGCCGGTTCATTTGGCCGGAAGATGACCATGGACGATCTCATCGCGAAACAGATGCGTGTTTCTCGACAAGAGAATCCGCATTGCGAATTGGTATCGTTTGATCGTGATTGTGCCAACGCGTTTCAACACTACGTGAACGAGACGCTCGCGTTTGCGGTTAAGAGAGGTGGGTTTATGTACGGTACTGTTTCGGAAGAAGGTAAGGTTGAGGTGAATTTCATATATGAACCACCGCAACAGGGTTTAGAGGAGAATCTTTTGTTTTTTAGGGATCCTGAAGAAGAGAAAATTGTGGAAGCTATTGCGATCGGGTTAGGAATGAGAAGGGTTGGGTTTATTTTTACACAAACTGTGAGTCAGGATAAAAAGGATTATACTTTGTCTTATAGGGAAGTGCTTCAAGCTGCTGAGTATCATGCTGAGAGTGGTTTGAAGGAATGGGTTACTGCTGTTGTGAAGCTTGAGGTGAACGAGGAAATGGGTGGTGCTGATGTTCATTTTGAAGCTTTTCAGATAAGTGATGTGTGTATTAGGTTGTTTAAGGAAGGTTGGTTTGTTACCGAAATTAAAGAGGATCATGATCCTAAGTTGTCTATAATGAAAAAGGATGTTGTTGTTGGTGTTAAGGATACTAAAGAGGTTGATAATGATTTCTTTCTGGTTGTCGTTAAAATCGCGGATCATCAG GGCCCTCTTTCTACAGCATTTCCAGTCGAGAATCGGAATACTCAAGTGACCATGAAGGCACTGAAGAATCATCTTGAACGGACTAAAAATCTTCCATTTGTGAAGCGGATTTCCGATTTTCATCTTCTCCTCGTATTAGCGAGGGTTTTGGACCTGGCTTCTGATGTTCCTGCATTGGCAGAATGTGTGCAGGCACAAGGTGCTGTACCAGAAGGTTACCAGATCCTTATTGAGTCCATGGCTAGCGCTGCTTGA
- the LOC101493618 gene encoding NPL4-like protein 1 isoform X2 — protein MMLRIRSRDGLERVKVENPNGTKVSELKTIIQKQLGIPTHNQTLSTNQNLLLAKSIEDLIRFNDMSNPNTPISALNLSHGSIVFLAYEGERRVPGPTAFSPAGSFGRKMTMDDLIAKQMRVSRQENPHCELVSFDRDCANAFQHYVNETLAFAVKRGGFMYGTVSEEGKVEVNFIYEPPQQGLEENLLFFRDPEEEKIVEAIAIGLGMRRVGFIFTQTVSQDKKDYTLSYREVLQAAEYHAESGLKEWVTAVVKLEVNEEMGGADVHFEAFQISDVCIRLFKEGWFVTEIKEDHDPKLSIMKKDVVVGVKDTKEVDNDFFLVVVKIADHQVHDTYLFYCAGYSSLVHLGAAGTPQKVCDEEDAGTMRLRGCSKM, from the exons ATGATGCTCAGAATTCGAAGCCGCGACGGCCTAGAACGAGTGAAAGTCGAAAATCCCAACGGAACAAAAGTCTCCGAACTCAAAACCATCATCCAAAAACAATTGGGAATTCCCACACATAACCAAACCCTATCAACTAATCAAAATCTTTTACTTGCCAAATCCATTGAAGATCTTATTCGATTCAACGATATGTCAAACCCTAACACTCCAATTTCCGCTTTAAACCTCTCTCACGGTTCGATCGTGTTTTTAGCCTACGAAGGTGAACGTAGGGTTCCAGGTCCCACCGCTTTCAGCCCCGCCGGTTCATTTGGCCGGAAGATGACCATGGACGATCTCATCGCGAAACAGATGCGTGTTTCTCGACAAGAGAATCCGCATTGCGAATTGGTATCGTTTGATCGTGATTGTGCCAACGCGTTTCAACACTACGTGAACGAGACGCTCGCGTTTGCGGTTAAGAGAGGTGGGTTTATGTACGGTACTGTTTCGGAAGAAGGTAAGGTTGAGGTGAATTTCATATATGAACCACCGCAACAGGGTTTAGAGGAGAATCTTTTGTTTTTTAGGGATCCTGAAGAAGAGAAAATTGTGGAAGCTATTGCGATCGGGTTAGGAATGAGAAGGGTTGGGTTTATTTTTACACAAACTGTGAGTCAGGATAAAAAGGATTATACTTTGTCTTATAGGGAAGTGCTTCAAGCTGCTGAGTATCATGCTGAGAGTGGTTTGAAGGAATGGGTTACTGCTGTTGTGAAGCTTGAGGTGAACGAGGAAATGGGTGGTGCTGATGTTCATTTTGAAGCTTTTCAGATAAGTGATGTGTGTATTAGGTTGTTTAAGGAAGGTTGGTTTGTTACCGAAATTAAAGAGGATCATGATCCTAAGTTGTCTATAATGAAAAAGGATGTTGTTGTTGGTGTTAAGGATACTAAAGAGGTTGATAATGATTTCTTTCTGGTTGTCGTTAAAATCGCGGATCATCAG GTACACGATACATACCTTTTTTATTGCGCTGGGTACTCATCTCTAGTACATCTTGGAGCAGCTGGTACCCCACAGAAAGTTTGTGACGAAGAAGATGCAGGAACGATGCGGCTAAGAGGCTGCTCCAAGATGTGA
- the LOC101493935 gene encoding peroxidase 3-like, with protein sequence MTMRFFLVASMVVFCILEISEGGSLSKNFYKKSCPQAEQIILTKTQEHVSSRPELPAKLLRLHFHDCFVRGCDGSVLLESTSNNTAEKDSFPNLSLAGFDVIDDIKIAVEEKCPGIVSCADILALATRDAVSIQFKNKKLWEVLTGRRDGTVSKSDEVLLSLPAPFHNITVLRQLFANKKLTLHDLVVLSGAHTLGIGHCNVFSNRLYNFTGKGDQDPSLNPTYADSLKQTCQSLSDTTTTVEMDPSSSTDFDSDYYPVLLQNKGLFQSDAALVTTKQSKNIVKQLVSQNKFFTEFAQSMKRMGAIEVLSGSDGEIRRKCSVVN encoded by the exons ATGACAATGAGATTCTTCCTTGTAGCTTCTATGGTAGTGTTCTGTATCCTTGAGATTAGTGAAGGAGGCAGTCTTAGTAAAAATTTCTATAAGAAGTCCTGTCCTCAAGCCGAGCAGATTATTCTGACCAAAACCCAAGAACATGTCTCTTCAAGGCCAGAGCTACCAGCCAAGTTGCTAAGATTGCATTTTCATGACTGTTTTGTTAGG GGGTGTGATGGATCGGTTTTGTTGGAGTCCACAAGCAATAACACTGCAGAAAAAGATTCATTTCCTAATTTGTCATTAGCAGGTTTTGATGTGATAGATGACATAAAAATAGCCGTGGAGGAAAAATGTCCCGGAATTGTATCATGTGCTGACATACTAGCATTGGCGACTAGAGACGCCGTTTCTATCCAA TTTAAGAATAAGAAATTGTGGGAAGTGCTTACGGGTAGAAGAGATGGAACTGTGTCCAAAAGCGATGAAGTTCTCCTCAGTCTCCCAGCACCTTTCCATAACATCACCGTGCTCAGGCAACTCTTTGCTAATAAAAAGCTTACTCTTCATGACTTGGTTGTATTATCAG GAGCACACACTCTTGGAATAGGACATTGCAACGTGTTTAGCAACAGGCTTTACAACTTCACTGGAAAAGGTGATCAAGATCCTTCTCTAAATCCAACTTATGCCGATTCTTTGAAGCAAACGTGTCAAAGCCTAAGTGACACAACCACAACGGTTGAGATGGATCCTAGTAGCTCAACAGACTTTGATAGTGATTATTATCCTGTCCTTCTCCAGAACAAGGGTTTGTTTCAATCAGATGCTGCTCTTGTAACAACTAAGCAATCCAAAAACATTGTTAAGCAATTggtttcacaaaataaattctTCACTGAGTTTGCACAATCAATGAAGAGAATGGGAGCTATTGAGGTTCTTTCGGGTTCGGATGGGGAAATTAGGAGGAAGTGCTCTGTTGTTAATTAA
- the LOC101494259 gene encoding rho GTPase-activating protein 2-like — MRGPVMVSGCGGRRGNRDAEEVSPAALMLAALKKSMVACSVETPDDVISTVHHPMEIGWPTNVKHVSHVTFDRFNGFLGLPLELELHVPAPVPSASVSVFGVSAESMQCSYDSKGNSVPTILLLMQERLYSQEGLKAEGIFRINPENGEEEHLREQLNSGIVPNDIDVHCLAGLIKAWFRELPSGVLDGLSPEQVLQCNTEEECVELVKELKPVESALLNWAIDLMADVVEEEECNKMDARNIAMVFAPNMTQMSDPLTALMHAVQVMNLLKTLILKTLRDREETASADYSPMSSHSSDQQSEDDYNSQQEMNTSGELRRTKLDFDDHVEYNHNIEEELESPRSCSNYNVESVLSFTDAKTENSCLSSAYGDESVTTLTAEDRSNGDDTSSPSVESKDDTDVDMVDKFTTESVSVMPLFESS, encoded by the exons ATGAGAGGACCAGTTATGGTGAGTGGATGCGGCGGTAGAAGAGGAAACAGAGACGCCGAAGAAGTGTCTCCGGCGGCATTAATGTTGGCTGCTTTGAAAAAATCAATGGTAGCTTGTAGTGTAGAGACTCCTGATGATGTAATCTCAACCGTTCATCATCCAATGGAGATTGGATGGCCAACAAATGTTAAGCATGTTAGTCATGTTACCTTTGATCGTTTTAATGGCTTTTTGGGTCTTCCTCTTGAGCTTGAACTTCATGTTCCTGCTCCTGTTCCAAGTGCTAG TGTTAGTGTGTTTGGTGTCTCAGCAGAATCAATGCAATGTTCGTATGATTCAAAAGGAAACAGCGTCCCCACAATTCTGCTACTAATGCAAGAGAGATTATACTCACAAGAAGGCCTAAAG GCTGAAGGAATATTTCGTATAAATCCAGAAAATGGTGAAGAGGAGCATTTGAGAGAACAATTGAATAGTGGCATTGTGCCAAATGACATTGATGTTCATTGTTTGGCTGGATTAATTAAAGCATGGTTTAGGGAACTTCCTTCAGGAGTGTTAGATGGACTTTCACCTGAACAAGTTCTTCAATGCAACACAGAAGAAGAATGTGTTGAGCTTGTGAAGGAGCTTAAACCAGTTGAATCAGCTTTGCTCAATTGGGCTATTGATCTCATGGCTGATGTTGTAGAAGAAGAGGAGTGTAATAAAATGGATGCTAGAAATATTGCTATGGTTTTTGCCCCAAATATGACTCAG ATGTCTGATCCACTGACTGCCCTAATGCATGCTGTCCAAGTGATGAATTTGTTGAAAACACTGATATTGAAGACACTTCGAGATCGCGAAGAAACAGCATCAGCAGATTATTCACCAATGTCATCTCATTCATCAGACCAACAATCAGAAGATGACTATAACAGTCAACAAGAAATGAATACAAGTGGTGAATTGAGAAGAACCAAGTTAGATTTTGATGATCATGTTGAATACAACCACAACATTGAAGAAGAATTAGAGAGTCCTAGGAGTTGCTCTAACTATAATGTGGAATCTGTTTTATCATTTACTGATGCAAAAACTGAGAACTCGTGTTTGAGTTCGGCTTATGGAGACGAATCAGTGACAACTCTAACAGCCGAAGACAGATCAAATGGTGACGACACAAGTAGTCCATCGGTAGAAAGTAAAGACGACACTGATGTAGACATGGTAGATAAATTTACCACTGAATCTGTTTCAGTCATGCCTTTGTTTGAATCTAGTTAA
- the LOC101494570 gene encoding uncharacterized protein produces MEIKDPYESNHVPSYMLIEATGDSEADCNNPTMDKFGYEVFSADDDDAQSCCHDNNTAEFKGGESLDDDEDLKKSDVYGNSYCEDDEMQEQHKYKSFVSNDSSDQEFVDEMEKNRLFWEACLAS; encoded by the coding sequence ATGGAAATTAAGGACCCTTATGAATCAAACCATGTACCTTCTTACATGCTTATTGAAGCCACTGGTGATTCGGAAGCAGATTGTAATAATCCAACTATGGATAAATTTGGTTATGAAGTTTTTAGTGCAGATGATGATGATGCTCAATCTTGTTGCCATGATAATAATACTGCTGAATTCAAGGGAGGTGAGTCTTTGGATGatgatgaagatttgaagaaaagTGATGTTTATGGTAATTCATATTGTGAAGATGATGAGATGCAAGAACAACATAAATACAAATCCTTTGTTTCTAATGATTCTTCAGACCAAGAGTTTGTAGATGAGATGGAAAAGAATAGGTTGTTCTGGGAAGCTTGTTTGGCTTCTTGA
- the LOC101494886 gene encoding RNA-binding protein BRN1 isoform X1 — MAETKEESKSNEESVKLFVGQVPKHMTEDELLTMFKEFALVDEVNIIKDKATRASRGCCFVICPSRDEADKAVNACHNKKTLPGASSPLQVKYADGELERLEHKLFIGMLPKNVSEVEVSELFSNYGTIKDLQILRGSQQTSKVGCAFLKYETKEQALAALEAINGKHKMESSSVPLVVKWADTEKERQARRAQKAQSQASNVIHADSQHPSLFGAMPMGYVPPYNGYGYQTPASYGLMPYRMPPMQNQPGYHNMMSHINQGNALRPDLVPNMNPRSYHAPANYVGSYPAVPGLQHPMAYPAAGMISARPMNSPPGSVSPGNSNSATSSVSSKNSGGQIEGPPGANLFIYHIPQEFGDQELANAFQPFGRVLSAKVFVDKATGVSKCFGFVSYDSPEAAQSAISMMNGCQLGGKKLKVQHKRDNKPGKPY; from the exons ATGGCGGAAACGAAGGAAGAAAGTAAATCTAATGAAGAGAGTGTCAAATTGTTCGTAGGTCAAGTACCGAAACACATGACGGAAGATGAATTACTCACAATGTTCAAAGAATTTGCTTTGGTTGACGAAGTCAACATAATCAAAGACAAAGCTACTCGCGCTTCTCGag gtTGTTGCTTCGTGATTTGTCCTTCTAGAGATGAAGCTGATAAGGCCGTTAATGCGTGTCACAATAAGAAAACGTTACCCGGG GCATCTAGTCCATTGCAAGTGAAGTATGCAGACGGCGAGTTGGAAAGATTAG AGCACAAACTCTTCATTGGCATGCTTCCAAAAAACGTTTCTGAAGTTGAAGTATCTGAACTTTTCTCCAACTACGGAACAATAAAGGATTTACAGATTTTAAGAGGTTCTCAGCAAACAAGTAAAG TAGGTTGTGcatttttgaaatatgaaacCAAAGAACAAGCTCTTGCTGCTTTGGAGGCAATCAATGGAAAACACAAAATGGAG AGTTCAAGTGTTCCTTTAGTTGTCAAATGGGCTGATACTGAAAAGGAAAGACAAGCCCGAAGAGCTCAGAAAGCACAGTCTCAAGCTTCTAATGTGATACATGCTGATTCTCAACATCCTTCATTGTTTGGAGCCATGCCTATGGGTTATGTTCCTCCATATAATGGTTATGGTTATCAG ACTCCTGCAAGTTACGGATTAATGCCGTACCGCATGCCGCCGATGCAGAATCAACCCGGTTACCATAATATGATGTCTCATATAAACCAAGGAAATGCATTGCGGCCTGATCTTGTACCTAATATGAACCCGAGAAGTTATCACGCTCCCGCAAATTATGTTGGCTCTTATCCTGCTGTGCCAGGTCTACAACATCCAATGGCATATCCTGCTGCTGGAATGATTAGTGCAAGGCCTATGAATAGTCCTCCTGGTTCTGTTTCACCTGGAAATAGCAACTCCGCTACTTCTTCAGTGTCTAGCAAAAATTCTGGTGGTCAGATTGAAg GACCACCTGGCGCCAATCTATTTATCTATCACATACCCCAAGAATTTGGAGATCAAGAGCTTGCAAATGCTTTTCAACCATTTGGTAGAGTTTTGAGTGCTAAAGTTTTTGTTGACAAAGCAACCGGTGTCAGCAAATGTTTTG GGTTTGTAAGTTATGATTCTCCAGAAGCTGCGCAATCCGCCATTAGTATGATGAATGGATGCCAATTAGGAGGTAAGAAATTAAAGGTTCAGCATAAGAGAGACAACAAACCGGGTAAACCTTACTGA
- the LOC101494886 gene encoding RNA-binding protein BRN1 isoform X2, which yields MAETKEESKSNEESVKLFVGQVPKHMTEDELLTMFKEFALVDEVNIIKDKATRASRGCCFVICPSRDEADKAVNACHNKKTLPGASSPLQVKYADGELERLEHKLFIGMLPKNVSEVEVSELFSNYGTIKDLQILRGSQQTSKGCAFLKYETKEQALAALEAINGKHKMESSSVPLVVKWADTEKERQARRAQKAQSQASNVIHADSQHPSLFGAMPMGYVPPYNGYGYQTPASYGLMPYRMPPMQNQPGYHNMMSHINQGNALRPDLVPNMNPRSYHAPANYVGSYPAVPGLQHPMAYPAAGMISARPMNSPPGSVSPGNSNSATSSVSSKNSGGQIEGPPGANLFIYHIPQEFGDQELANAFQPFGRVLSAKVFVDKATGVSKCFGFVSYDSPEAAQSAISMMNGCQLGGKKLKVQHKRDNKPGKPY from the exons ATGGCGGAAACGAAGGAAGAAAGTAAATCTAATGAAGAGAGTGTCAAATTGTTCGTAGGTCAAGTACCGAAACACATGACGGAAGATGAATTACTCACAATGTTCAAAGAATTTGCTTTGGTTGACGAAGTCAACATAATCAAAGACAAAGCTACTCGCGCTTCTCGag gtTGTTGCTTCGTGATTTGTCCTTCTAGAGATGAAGCTGATAAGGCCGTTAATGCGTGTCACAATAAGAAAACGTTACCCGGG GCATCTAGTCCATTGCAAGTGAAGTATGCAGACGGCGAGTTGGAAAGATTAG AGCACAAACTCTTCATTGGCATGCTTCCAAAAAACGTTTCTGAAGTTGAAGTATCTGAACTTTTCTCCAACTACGGAACAATAAAGGATTTACAGATTTTAAGAGGTTCTCAGCAAACAAGTAAAG GTTGTGcatttttgaaatatgaaacCAAAGAACAAGCTCTTGCTGCTTTGGAGGCAATCAATGGAAAACACAAAATGGAG AGTTCAAGTGTTCCTTTAGTTGTCAAATGGGCTGATACTGAAAAGGAAAGACAAGCCCGAAGAGCTCAGAAAGCACAGTCTCAAGCTTCTAATGTGATACATGCTGATTCTCAACATCCTTCATTGTTTGGAGCCATGCCTATGGGTTATGTTCCTCCATATAATGGTTATGGTTATCAG ACTCCTGCAAGTTACGGATTAATGCCGTACCGCATGCCGCCGATGCAGAATCAACCCGGTTACCATAATATGATGTCTCATATAAACCAAGGAAATGCATTGCGGCCTGATCTTGTACCTAATATGAACCCGAGAAGTTATCACGCTCCCGCAAATTATGTTGGCTCTTATCCTGCTGTGCCAGGTCTACAACATCCAATGGCATATCCTGCTGCTGGAATGATTAGTGCAAGGCCTATGAATAGTCCTCCTGGTTCTGTTTCACCTGGAAATAGCAACTCCGCTACTTCTTCAGTGTCTAGCAAAAATTCTGGTGGTCAGATTGAAg GACCACCTGGCGCCAATCTATTTATCTATCACATACCCCAAGAATTTGGAGATCAAGAGCTTGCAAATGCTTTTCAACCATTTGGTAGAGTTTTGAGTGCTAAAGTTTTTGTTGACAAAGCAACCGGTGTCAGCAAATGTTTTG GGTTTGTAAGTTATGATTCTCCAGAAGCTGCGCAATCCGCCATTAGTATGATGAATGGATGCCAATTAGGAGGTAAGAAATTAAAGGTTCAGCATAAGAGAGACAACAAACCGGGTAAACCTTACTGA